A portion of the Tenacibaculum todarodis genome contains these proteins:
- a CDS encoding TonB-dependent receptor yields MNKFFTVFLLFSAFVNAQTIKGKITTTNSSDLPFANIVIKGSINGTTADENGLYEIKTKKNKVVLIVSSVGFLSQRKTITVNANEVKTVNFTLKETAEILDQITVTGTRTDKRRTKSPVIVNIINSQTLADVQACNLSEGLKFQTGLRVETDCQTCNYTQLRMNGLAGGYSQILINGRPIFSPLTGLYGLEQIPANMIDRIEVVRGGGSALYGSSAIGGTVNVITKIPKRNDFSVGYTYQNIKGSSDHIFAGNATVVNEDRNAGVSFFVNNRHRNLYDANGDNFSELPELKNTSFGTNLFFLPTENQKIEVNFSKMNEYRYGGEMVEGAPHFAFQSEERTHDVYVGNIDYQINFNDQKSSLITYLATQYTGREHYTGIRPEQGTAEDLDHLANPPYGTSETTTFQGGLQLNHKLDEFLGGNNVLTFGGEFVQDDVFDVIEAYQYKVDQLTQNIGIFFQSDWEINEKWNLLAGARFDNHTLNNRAINKEVVNNVVSPRVSLLYKPFEKTQLRATWGTGFRAPQAFDTDLHIAFAGGGISRVQLAEDLKKERSNSYSVSFNYDKPTEHYIYGFTVESFYTKLDDAFILENIGTDSFGELFEKRNGDGATVKGIALEARLNYDGIFQLESGFTFQSSKNASPVQYSDALNPKQEFLRTPNNYGFATLTYSPNQKFKTALNLVYTGEMEVLHVASPQNLIADEYFTSPSFTEIGIKSSYNFNLSKLQTNLEFSAGVKNLFDSYQSKFDIGKERDSNFIYGPATPRTIFFGIKFGS; encoded by the coding sequence ATGAATAAGTTTTTTACGGTATTCTTACTATTCTCTGCTTTTGTAAATGCACAAACAATTAAAGGAAAAATAACAACTACAAATAGTAGCGATTTACCTTTTGCAAACATTGTTATTAAAGGTTCAATAAACGGAACTACAGCCGACGAAAACGGATTGTACGAAATAAAAACCAAAAAAAATAAAGTTGTTTTAATAGTTTCTTCTGTTGGGTTTTTATCTCAAAGAAAAACGATAACTGTAAACGCTAACGAAGTAAAAACTGTAAACTTTACATTAAAAGAAACTGCTGAAATATTAGATCAAATTACGGTAACCGGAACAAGAACTGACAAAAGAAGGACAAAATCTCCTGTAATTGTAAACATCATAAACTCACAAACATTAGCTGATGTACAAGCTTGTAATTTATCTGAAGGCTTAAAATTTCAAACAGGTTTACGTGTAGAAACTGATTGTCAAACGTGTAATTATACGCAGTTAAGAATGAATGGTTTAGCTGGTGGATATTCTCAAATTTTAATAAACGGAAGACCTATTTTTAGTCCGTTAACTGGTTTATACGGTTTAGAACAAATTCCTGCAAATATGATTGATAGGATTGAGGTTGTTCGCGGAGGCGGTTCTGCTTTATACGGCTCAAGTGCAATTGGAGGAACTGTAAATGTGATTACTAAAATCCCGAAACGAAACGATTTTAGCGTTGGTTACACGTATCAAAATATTAAAGGAAGTTCAGATCATATTTTTGCTGGAAACGCAACTGTTGTTAATGAAGATAGAAATGCAGGAGTTTCATTTTTTGTAAATAACAGACACCGAAATTTATACGATGCAAACGGCGATAATTTTTCTGAATTACCTGAATTAAAGAATACTTCTTTTGGTACAAACTTATTTTTTCTTCCAACAGAAAATCAAAAAATAGAAGTTAATTTTAGTAAAATGAATGAATACCGTTATGGTGGCGAAATGGTTGAAGGTGCTCCGCATTTTGCTTTTCAATCTGAAGAAAGAACGCACGATGTGTATGTTGGTAATATTGATTATCAAATTAATTTTAATGACCAAAAAAGCTCATTAATCACATATTTAGCAACACAATATACCGGAAGAGAACATTATACTGGTATTCGTCCGGAGCAAGGAACTGCTGAAGATTTAGACCATTTAGCTAATCCGCCATATGGAACTTCAGAAACTACAACGTTTCAAGGTGGACTTCAATTAAACCATAAATTAGACGAATTTTTAGGCGGAAATAACGTATTAACTTTTGGAGGTGAATTTGTACAAGATGATGTTTTTGATGTGATTGAAGCCTATCAATATAAAGTAGATCAATTAACGCAAAACATTGGAATCTTCTTTCAAAGCGATTGGGAAATAAACGAAAAATGGAATTTATTGGCTGGAGCACGTTTTGATAATCATACGTTAAACAATAGAGCTATTAACAAAGAAGTAGTTAATAATGTGGTTAGTCCGCGAGTTTCATTATTGTATAAACCATTTGAAAAAACACAACTTAGAGCAACTTGGGGAACTGGTTTTAGAGCTCCACAAGCTTTTGACACCGATTTACATATTGCTTTTGCAGGTGGCGGAATTTCAAGAGTTCAGTTAGCAGAAGACTTAAAAAAAGAACGTTCTAATAGTTATAGTGTATCTTTTAATTATGACAAACCAACCGAACATTATATCTACGGATTTACTGTGGAAAGTTTTTACACAAAACTAGACGATGCTTTTATTTTAGAAAATATTGGTACCGATTCTTTTGGTGAATTGTTCGAAAAAAGAAATGGAGATGGAGCAACCGTTAAAGGAATTGCTTTAGAAGCTCGTTTAAATTACGATGGAATTTTCCAATTAGAAAGTGGTTTTACATTTCAATCAAGTAAAAACGCTTCACCTGTTCAATATTCAGATGCTTTAAATCCGAAACAAGAGTTTTTAAGAACTCCTAATAATTATGGTTTTGCAACACTAACGTATTCGCCAAATCAGAAATTTAAAACAGCTTTAAACTTGGTTTATACAGGAGAAATGGAAGTTTTACACGTAGCTTCTCCACAAAATTTAATTGCTGATGAATATTTTACTTCTCCAAGTTTTACGGAAATTGGAATTAAATCGAGTTATAATTTTAATCTTTCTAAGTTACAAACCAATTTAGAGTTTTCAGCTGGTGTAAAAAATCTGTTTGATAGTTACCAATCTAAATTTGATATTGGAAAAGAACGTGATAGTAATTTTATTTACGGACCAGCAACACCAAGAACTATTTTCTTCGGAATAAAATTTGGGAGTTAA
- a CDS encoding metallophosphoesterase produces the protein MHLWVMSSNSRITSAFKKAKTLPLNKESKYVLFSDCHRGNNSFADDFKHNREVFVFALEQYLKKDFTYIELGDGDELWENNFKDIFEANKDVFGVLKKFHSKNQLHFIWGNHDMDYKNPKNVEKNLASYYSFSEQKKKELMVNVSFSEAIILKNTEEESIFLMHGHQADWFNYVFWKLSRFLVRFLWRPLQLIGIKDPTSPAQNFKELIKVERKIEKWIQRNNNQMVITGHTHRPRFPNFDELPHFNDGSCVHPRCITGLEIENNQITLIKWHLESDKEGKMHIIRTNLEGPKELSTYFNMKK, from the coding sequence ATGCATCTTTGGGTTATGTCTTCTAATAGTAGAATAACCAGCGCATTTAAAAAAGCAAAAACCCTTCCTTTAAATAAGGAGTCTAAATACGTGTTGTTTAGCGATTGTCATAGAGGTAACAATAGTTTTGCAGACGATTTTAAACACAATAGAGAAGTTTTTGTATTTGCTCTTGAGCAATATTTAAAAAAGGATTTTACCTATATTGAATTAGGTGATGGAGACGAACTTTGGGAAAATAATTTTAAAGATATCTTTGAAGCTAACAAAGATGTTTTTGGTGTTTTAAAGAAGTTTCACTCTAAAAATCAGCTTCATTTTATTTGGGGAAATCATGATATGGATTATAAAAACCCAAAGAACGTAGAAAAAAACTTAGCTTCTTATTATAGTTTTTCTGAGCAAAAAAAGAAAGAGCTTATGGTAAATGTTTCTTTTTCTGAAGCAATTATTTTAAAAAACACAGAAGAAGAATCTATATTTTTAATGCACGGTCATCAGGCAGATTGGTTTAATTACGTTTTTTGGAAATTAAGTAGATTTTTAGTGCGTTTTCTTTGGAGACCATTGCAATTAATTGGGATAAAAGATCCAACAAGTCCAGCACAAAACTTTAAAGAGTTAATTAAAGTTGAGCGTAAAATTGAAAAATGGATTCAAAGAAATAATAATCAAATGGTAATTACTGGTCATACACACAGACCAAGGTTTCCAAATTTTGACGAGTTACCTCACTTCAATGATGGTAGTTGTGTGCATCCACGATGTATTACTGGTTTAGAGATTGAAAACAATCAAATTACGCTAATAAAATGGCATTTAGAAAGTGATAAAGAAGGAAAAATGCATATTATAAGGACTAATTTAGAAGGTCCAAAAGAACTCTCTACTTACTTTAATATGAAAAAATAA